A genomic stretch from Phaeodactylum tricornutum CCAP 1055/1 chromosome 22, whole genome shotgun sequence includes:
- a CDS encoding predicted protein, giving the protein MSNVQPQRFAAHDEENSVKRRRLSYSTRKDGDQVADHNDNVSKTRLHSHGEQSTNAVGSIPRFLRFHLKVLQSLESEAISTDLSCRNKIWDAENAGTKERDGTSASLPAVLEAINPTETFGSPQMTCVAQRDGTVPATAWTNVQLFLQQRSQLRRDQQQARQWCAVHEQAVTFGKEAVERNEHADMTAPVVTSPRLSSLYSPHHGVPVTHGQLPNCDAFSIVTRILRRQVNESRTHLENATGSLRELNAFVANRLADLEQKLRRLDEHRNGHLSGEDHSSDNLLRPPVDQDEALRSTLASIHTRIQLWKLLAADLYDLMQ; this is encoded by the coding sequence ATGTCTAACGTACAGCCGCAACGCTTTGCGGCACACGACGAAGAGAATTCTGTCAAGCGCCGGCGCTTGAGTTATTCGACCCGCAAGGACGGCGACCAAGTCGCAgaccacaacgacaacgtATCCAAGACGAGGCTTCACTCGCACGGCGAGCAGTCTACCAATGCCGTTGGGTCCATACCACGATTTCTTCGTTTCCATCTCAAAGTTTTGCAGTCTCTGGAGTCGGAGGCGATCTCTACCGATCTCTCTTGTCGGAATAAAATATGGGACGCCGAGAATGCTGGAACGAAGGAACGAGACGGTACATCCGCTTCACTGCCGGCTGTCCTAGAGGCGATCAATCCCACCGAAACGTTCGGTTCGCCGCAGATGACTTGTGTAGCCCAGCGAGATGGCACGGTACCGGCAACGGCGTGGACCAACGTACAGTTGTTTCTCCAACAACGATCACAGTTGCGTCGAGACCAACAGCAGGCTCGGCAATGGTGTGCGGTCCACGAACAAGCCGTAACCTTTGGAAAAGAGGCGGTGGAAAGGAATGAGCACGCCGATATGACTGCTCCCGTAGTGACGAGTCCACGACTCTCCTCTTTGTATTCCCCGCATCACGGAGTACCCGTGACTCATGGACAGCTCCCGAATTGCGATGCGTTTTCAATTGTGACTCGCATTTTACGACGGCAAGTTAACGAGAGCCGAACTCACTTGGAAAATGCTACGGGTTCACTGCGAGAACTAAACGCCTTTGTTGCCAACCGTCTAGCGGATTTGGAACAGAAACTACGTCGTCTCGACGAACATCGAAACGGGCATCTTTCGGGCGAGGACCACAGCTCTGACAATCTTCTGCGTCCGCCAGTGGACCAGGATGAAGCCTTGCGCAGTACATTGGCATCCATACACACCAGGATCCAGTTATGGAAACTGTTGGCGGCTGATTTGTACGATCTCATGCAGTAA
- a CDS encoding predicted protein, with amino-acid sequence MAINERRRSCRKILVTTFFIVPCFLLNGTALRLLFRCTVQNDFNLKRSVDGPFQSLHPSDERTRSYKRSENQIVQATGNTTPKCLLQNSQQWLTSPRLGNINISEIDKTLPERLLLSLQAPSFGEFLPILKTTICPVSSAFIGTENINTEHINVSSEIIRIWTVRLFFLAIHRHQHAPAVGESRLRNGYLCTKKKQQYRIGDFDYECPSAKFPVVGLSKPGIGAHMRLGLVSALKAGIATGRVVLLVNNAPSSAPSFLQNPWPLASCNRKDAQCFFQPFSPCVLTAEALADAYTLTRGEMRHVFRSGKVPETHEADRVIAMQLKYRPQRDPENLLPTLRKLVVALLEKLQLSLSQRSVLEDAISETLKIGGILSNQTTHQYGFQSQVHNAMLLYALRPSPGSSASIDNILEEILPSNFEPDHSIGLPIRASDKCGTESECLSFDQYTRSLAMIWTLSSDAEKWKDAKLPVHIVLTTESKNVSAAQQSYLRNPTSEREIAFPFKFVTNHRDVLQNTGAISDVAMTSGPTADEAMLSAMSSLKAQLMTRHTLGNCCSNFHLLLLDLMSEGCGASSFSTFQCLQDHPEEEFRICCAWDNSPRCISRRNATAVNTSRAP; translated from the exons ATGGCTATCAACGAACGCCGCCGAAGCTGCAGAAAAATTCTCGTTACCACATTCTTCATCGTCCCTTGCTTTTTATTGAACGGAACAGCACTTCGTCTGCTGTTTCGATGTACTGTCCAGAATGATTTTAACCTCAAGCGATCCGTCGACGGTCCTTTCCAGAGTTTGCACCCATCCGACGAAAGAACGCGCTCATATAAGAGAAGCGAAAATCAGATAGTGCAGGCAACGGGAAATACAACGCCAAAATGCTTACTTCAAAATTCTCAGCAGTGGTTGACTTCCCCTCGACTTGGCAATATCAACATTTCGGAAATAGACAAGACATTACCAGAGCGCCTGTTACTGAGCTTGCAAGCCCCGTCGTTCGGGGAATTCTTGCCAATACTCAAAACGACAATATGTCCTGTATCCTCTGCCTTCATCGGCACGGAAAACATCAATACGGAGCATATCAACGTATCATCGGAGATAATAAGGATTTGGACTGTAAGGCTTTTTTTCTTGGCAATTCACAGACATCAGCATGCCCCTGCAGTTGGTGAGTCCAGACTTCGGAACGGCTATCTTTGtacaaaaaagaagcagcaaTACAGGATTGGAGATTTCGACTACGAATGTCCATCGGCAAAGTTTCCTGTAGTTGGGTTGTCGAAGCCAGGGATCGGAGCCCATATGCGTCTTGGATTGGTCTCAGCGCTCAAAGCCGGTATAGCGACGGGACGCGTCGTTCTGTTGGTCAACAATGCGCCAAGTAGCGCTCCTTCGTTCCTGCAAAACCCTTGGCCTTTAGCATCCTGCAATCGAAAAGACGCCCAGTGCTTCTTTCAACCTTTCAGCCCGTGCGTCCTGACAGCAGAAGCTCTGGCCGATGCTTATACTTTGACACGAGGAGAAATGCGGCACGTTTTTCGCTCAGGAAAGGTTCCTGAAACACATGAAGCTGATCGTGTTATTGCTATGCAACTCAAGTATCGACCACAGAGAGATCCTGAAAACCTTCTCCCTACGTTGCGAAAATTAGTAGTCGCGCTGTTGGAGAAACTACAGCTTTCGTTGTCTCAACGCTCTGTTCTAGAAGACGCAATAAGTGAAACGCTGAAAATTGGCGGCATCCTCTCGAATCAAACAACCCACCAATACGGCTTTCAGTCTCAAGTACACAACGCCATGCTTTTGTATGCTTTACGTCCAAGTCCCGGGTCGTCCGCATCCATCGATAATATATTGGAGGAGATTCTTCCTTCCAATTTCGAGCCAGACCATTCGATCGGACTACCTATTCGAG CGTCTGATAAATGCGGAACGGAAAGCGAGTGCCTATCCTTTGACCAGTACACGAGGTCGCTTGCCATGATATGGACTCTTTCGAGCGATGCGGAAAAGTGGAAGGACGCGAAGTTGCCAGTCCATATCGTTCTGACAACTGAGTCGAAAAATGTTAGCGCGGCCCAACAAAGTTACCTACGCAACCCCACATCCGAGAGAGAGATAGCGTTTCCATTCAAATTTGTAACGAATCACCGAGATGTTTTGCAAAACACTGGTGCTATATCGGACGTTGCAATGACATCTGGTCCGACTGCGGACGAAGCCATGCTTTCGGCTATGTCCTCGTTAAAAGCTCAGCTGATGACCCGACACACACTGGGAAACTGTTGCTCTaatttccatttgctttTACTCGACTTGATGAGCGAAGGCTGTGGTGCTTCGTCCTTCAGTACGTTTCAATGCCTTCAGGATCACCCTGAGGAGGAGTTTCGTATCTGCTGCGCCTGGGACAATTCACCAAGGTGCATTTCCCGTCGCAATGCCACCGCTGTTAACACATCGAGAGCGCCCTAG
- a CDS encoding predicted protein, which yields MGETKATQKEVRDEWERKLALSAPSRELLEELALACAKEDSPLATFQYAFALSKSSQASELRYAVSILDGLVKDGYEHQVDCMYGSATALYLLGDHKEARARCEAILRTQPSARFAKELHLASIEAEEDKKREQLKTAALGSVGAAAAIGVVAGIASLLLKK from the exons ATGGGAGAAACCAAAGCCACACAAAAAGAAGTCCGGGATGAATGGGAGCGCAAACTCGCTTTGTCGGCGCCGTCACGCGAGTTGCTGGAAGAACTAGCCTTGGCCTGCGCCAAAGAGGATTCACCGTTGGCGACCTTTCAGTACGCGTTTGCCCTGAGCAAATCATCGCAAGCTTCCGAATTGCGCTACGCCGTTTCGATACTCGATGGATTGGTTAAGGACGGATACGAACACCAAGTAGATTGCATGTATGGATCCGCCACTGCGCTGTATTTGTTGGGCGATCACAAAGAAGCCAGG GCACGCTGTGAGGCTATTTTGCGAACACAACCTAGTGCTCGCTTTGCGAAAGAACTGCATTTGGCCTCCATTGAAGCCGAAGAGGACAAAAAACGTGAGCAACTGAAAACCGCGGCCTTAGGTAGTGTGGGTGCCGCCGCGGCCATTGGTGTAGTGGCTGGTATCGCCAGTCTTTTACTGAAAAAGTAA
- a CDS encoding predicted protein: MASCDEDGKTGTTKANGQDWMDVTSLIETCASSLALADPFLCTKSFQLHDAMSATQLMDKKMDSCEIPASLVILDGMEIPPDDKVTFPRPIPLGLRDSFTPLPWDELTLKDAAVISLHIMVRLQALLSGSSVEESTFTCLYAHCAVLIDMKARLLPDSIENRLGDLLKEKTKTEKAQFVVFAATLALVHFTDSFRESILNADIYEEEDFVSTTSSITVFTEKVLDAATRIILEMEDAKGSEEQRVVLNVLKFQRCMLSICSKTEMEQFVCPILFSSTSLNRLQRTLDRISLQDVNILNRSLIVLNLYFNERLLGKFSLAEWTVDNIRQSTHVSESLVSNEHVIAFVNRLAKPVYDTLKLRLLNRNRQRAYIEAVMLQDWVVLQNEAQVLDAHYRRENGVDPSTQPRLSQYVLTILIQLMDRFIASGVDQGIFYGHQDLSFAFWYRDFLLSALTKNLSSMQSSRRAAQVISKQTNVKEQQGNNKKRTKKALKNEYLDSSPKACPTPDDLENEFALSIISCKRMLCRGIQRFFVSLRQAGFLSEPVYEFTSAKAVFEKRFEMFASIRQPPPLSYNDYLEGSNYTHVPQEELLQSTAEWFQSCNTAIESLLEEERGLNKMYTPMRADEIQSLRKVCLGNSIYVMKLRQLIANPPSHPPKVIFDFDTHSEFCTIKLI, from the exons ATGGCGTCATGCGATGAAGATGGCAAGACTGGGACGACAAAAGCCAACGGACAAGATTGGATGGACGTCACTTCGTTGATCGAGACCTgcgcttcttctttggccTTGGCTGATCCTTTTCTGTGTACAAAGTCGTTTCAGCTACACGATGCAATGTCTGCTACGCAGCTGATGGATAAAAAGATGGATAGTTGTGAAATTCCTGCTTCCCTCGTTATCCTGGATGGAATGGAGATTCCTCCCGACGACAAGGTCACTTTCCCACGTCCGATCCCACTCGGCCTGAGGGATTCGTTTACTCCGCTTCCTTGGGATGAGCTGACTTTGAAAGATGCCGCAGTCATATCATTGCATATAATGGTGAGGCTGCAAGCGTTGTTGAGCGGTTCTTCGGTGGAGGAAAGCACGTTCACTTGTCTGTACGCTCATTGTGCAGTCCTGATCGACATGAAAGCAAGGCTACTACCAGATTCTATCGAAAATCGTCTTGGGGATCTATTGAAGGAAAAAACTAAAACAGAGAAGGCCCAGTTTGTCGTTTTTGCGGCCACCCTGGCGCTTGTGCACTTTACGGATTCTTTTCGGGAAAGCATTCTGAACGCCGATATATatgaggaagaagactttGTCTCGACTACAAGTAGCATTACTGTGTTCACGGAAAAG GTACTTGACGCAGCCACAAGAATtattttggaaatggaagacgcAAAAGGCTCCGAAGAACAGCGTGTTGTTTTGAATGTCTTGAAATTTCAGCGTTGTATGCTTTCGATTTGCTCGAAAACG GAAATGGAGCAGTTTGTATGTCCTATCTTGTTCAGCAGCACGTCGCTGAATCGATTGCAGAGGACCTTGGACCGTATTTCCCTGCAGGATGTGAATATTCTCAATCGTTCGCTGATTGTGCTTAATCTATACTTCAACGAAAGACTTCTTGGAAAGTTTTCGCTTGCTGAATGGACGGTCGACAATATCCGACAAAGCACGCATGTGTCCGAATCATTGGTATCAAACGAACATGTGATTGCCTTTGTCAATAGGCTTGCAAAGCCAGTATACGATACACTAAAGCTTCGACTTTTGAATCGAAATCGGCAACGAGCTTACATCGAAGCGGTAATGCTTCAAGACTGGGTTGTCTTGCAAAACGAAGCTCAGGTTTTGGACGCGCACTATCGCCGAGAAAATGGTGTAGATCCTTCAACGCAACCGCGTTTGAGCCAGTACGTCTTGACCATCTTGATTCAGCTGATGGATCGCTTTATAGCATCcggtgtcgaccaaggtatTTTCTATGGACACCAAGATCTCTCTTTTGCATTCTGGTACCgagattttcttttgtctGCGCTGACGAAAAACCTGTCTTCCATGCAAAGTTCTCGGAGGGCTGCACAGGTTATTTCTAAGCAAACGAATGTAAAAGAACAGCAAGGAAACAATAAGAAGAGGACAAAGAAAGCATTGAAAAATGAGTATTTGGACTCGTCCCCAAAGGCTTGTCCAACACCCGATGACCTCGAAAACGAATTCGCACTATCAATCATCTCTTGCAAACGAATGCTCTGTCGAGGTATTCAACGTTTTTTCGTGTCCCTTCGACAGGCTGGCTTCTTGTCGGAACCAGTGTATGAGTTCACTTCAGCGAAAGCTGTGTTTGAGAAACGCTTTGAAATGTTTGCATCAATTCGACAGCCTCCTCCCTTATCCTACAACGACTACTTAGAGGGGTCTAATTATACACACGTTCCGCAAGAAGAGCTCCTGCAGTCTACCGCTGAATGGTTCCAATCATGCAATACCGCAATCGAGTCTTTGCTGGAAGAGGAACGGGGACTTAATAAGATGTACACACCCATGCGGGCGGACGAAATTCAGTCTTTGCGGAAAGTGTGCCTCGGCAATTCCATTTATGTTATGAAGCTGAGACAGCTTATTGCAAATCCACCCAGTCATCCACCAAAGGTCATATTTGATTTTGATACGCATTCGGAGTTTTGTACTATCAAGTTAATTTGA
- a CDS encoding predicted protein produces the protein MVTVQRRQTGDQSIAEENVAATVAGIDVGLKRKSSRGEYKKSPTPTWIYPVLAGFAALSIVTVPHPFQPHGQPTLNHVFYYGWLTALSTGLGALPFLFLPDIATFWVGISNAIAAGMMVAASYSLLVEGCTYSDPQDHSTVSCELRTALGALLGLGFILATKNFLDRYEDLKVGGLGGTGTDARKALLIFFVMTLHSFSEGVGIGVSFGGVHGSELGVFISASLAVHNVPEGLAIAVVLLPRGASVLTAAVWAISTSLPQPLMAVPAYLFVHHFIPILPVGLGFAGGAMAWVAFFELLSEAVEDTNLLTTIVVSLCSLVTMLFAQHMIEEGSRS, from the exons ATGGTAACGGtacaacgacgacaaaccGGTGACCAATCAATTGCTGAAGAGAACGTGGCAGCGACCGTCGCCGGCATTGACGTTGGGCTCAAGCGCAAATCCTCCAGGGGTGAATACAAAAAATCGCCAACCCCTACTTGGATTTATCCTGTATTGGCCGGTTTTGCGGCTCTCTCGATCGTGACGGTTCCTCATCCATTCCAACCCCATGGACAACCTACCTTGAATCACGTATTTTACTACGGATGGCTTACCGCATTGAGCACTGGCCTGGGCGCGTTGCCCTTTTTGTTCTTGCCAGATATTGCCACCTTTTGGGTCGGAATCTCGAACG CCATTGCGGCTGGTATGATGGTTGCGGCATCGTATTCGTTACTGGTGGAAGGATGCACGTACTCGGATCCTCAGGACCACTCTACCGTTTCCTGTGAGCTCCGTACCGCGCTTGGGGCCTTACTCGGTCTCGGTTTTATCCTCGCTACCAAAAATTTCCTGGACCGTTACGAAGACCTGAAAGTGGGAGGTCTGGGTGGAACCGGGACAGACGCGCGTAAGGCATTGCTAATTTTTTTCGTCATGACACTTCATTCCTTCTCGGAAGGTGTCGGTATCGGTGTGAGTTTCGGTGGTGTGCACGGTAGTGAACTTGGAGTGTTTATCTCGGCTAGTCTGGCGGTACACAATGTACCCGAGGGATTAGCCATTGCCGTTGTCTTGTTGCCACGAGGGGCATCGGTTTTGACGGCCGCGGTCTGGGCTATTTCCACGAGTCTGCCACAGCCGCTTATGGCGGTTCCGGCGTATCTCTTTGTGCATCACTTCATTCCGATACTACCCGTTGGTTTGGGTTTTGCTGGAGGTGCCATGGCTTGGGTAGCTTTCTTCGAACTCTTGTCGGAAGCCGTGGAGGATACCAATCTTTTGACAACAATCGTAGTTTCACTTTGCTCACTGGTGACGATGCTCTTTGCGCAGCACATGATCGAGGAAGGATCAAGATCGTAA
- a CDS encoding predicted protein, whose protein sequence is MMYTARSFIGTFLALCLIAKVTAFGVIPRTNSAAPSSTTRLHFFGGLSNAFKNDDGLGKPQNAGLKNGPKYNDNVTVNGKKVEGAVAGQKLTAVANKVRVKIPVNCQKGDCGTCTVKLNGRQVKACSTPLPTGKAKIETL, encoded by the exons ATGATGTATACTGCTCGGTCTTTCATTGGCACCTTCCTAGCCTTGTGTTTGATTGCCAAGGTTACCGCCTTTGGCGTTATTCCCCGTACGAACAGCGCCGCTCCGTCCTCGACAACTCGGCTCCACTTTTTTGGTGGTCTTTCGAACGCCTTCAAAAACGACGACGGTTTGGGAAAGCCACAGAATGCCGGTCTCAAAAATGGGCCCAAATACAACGACAACGTCaccgtcaacggaaagaaggTTGAAGGCGCCGTTGCCGGGCAAAAGCTGACGGCGGTCGCCAACAAAGTCCGCGTTAAGATTCCCGTCAATTGCCAAAAAGGAGACTGCGGAACGTGTACGGTCAAACTCAATGGACGTCAAGTCAAAG CATGTTCGACACCGCTGCCGACAGGAAAGGCAAAGATTGAAACTTTGTAA